The proteins below are encoded in one region of Bacillus vallismortis:
- a CDS encoding DMT family transporter, whose protein sequence is MAWFLLVVAGIEEIIAAVAMKYIDGTRKKWPIIVMTVGFGLSFYCLSQAMQILPAGVAYAVWTGIGSIGVSAVGFIWFKERFQLSQLICLGLILAGVIGLRLTSSS, encoded by the coding sequence ATGGCATGGTTTTTATTAGTCGTTGCCGGCATAGAAGAAATTATAGCTGCCGTCGCCATGAAATATATAGATGGAACAAGAAAAAAGTGGCCGATCATTGTAATGACTGTTGGATTTGGCTTATCCTTTTACTGCCTTTCACAAGCGATGCAGATCCTGCCTGCTGGAGTCGCTTATGCCGTCTGGACCGGCATTGGCAGCATTGGCGTATCTGCAGTCGGCTTTATCTGGTTTAAGGAACGTTTTCAGCTTTCACAGCTGATTTGTCTGGGCCTTATCCTTGCCGGTGTCATCGGCCTGCGTCTTACGTCTTCATCATAA
- a CDS encoding DMT family transporter, with protein MNWVLVLIAGLLEVVWASSLKHADSLLDWIMILILIAISFMLLIRSYRKIPMAAAYTVFVGIGTVGTYITGVVLGESFSAAQMFFLALLLAGILGMKLFTKESKTQSGGDS; from the coding sequence TTGAACTGGGTGCTTGTTTTGATTGCAGGACTTTTAGAAGTGGTTTGGGCCTCTTCCCTCAAACATGCCGATTCGCTTTTGGATTGGATCATGATTTTGATTTTGATCGCGATCAGCTTTATGCTGTTGATCCGCTCTTATCGAAAAATCCCCATGGCTGCGGCGTACACTGTATTTGTCGGAATCGGAACTGTCGGAACATATATCACCGGCGTTGTTTTGGGCGAATCCTTCTCAGCAGCGCAAATGTTCTTTTTAGCTTTATTGCTGGCTGGTATTTTAGGAATGAAGCTCTTCACGAAAGAAAGCAAAACACAGTCGGGAGGTGACTCGTAA
- a CDS encoding DUF3231 family protein, with amino-acid sequence MGILSGNPQEEPMHYGEVFSLWSYVMAGNKMIGNYQMLLHHVGDDDLKKLLRESIEKCQDEVKQVSSILKENGVALPPASPEPPAADLNDIPPGARFLDPDVAVSSAAQNAAGLVTCSKIMGESIREDIAMMFGQFHISKAATGAKYLRLLKNKGWLIPPPLHLHNHQDEA; translated from the coding sequence ATGGGTATTTTAAGCGGAAATCCGCAAGAGGAACCGATGCATTATGGTGAGGTTTTCAGCTTGTGGAGTTATGTGATGGCAGGCAACAAAATGATCGGCAATTACCAGATGTTATTGCATCATGTCGGTGATGACGATTTGAAAAAGCTGCTTCGTGAGTCCATTGAGAAGTGCCAAGATGAAGTGAAACAAGTCAGCAGCATCCTGAAGGAAAACGGGGTGGCGCTCCCGCCGGCTTCTCCTGAACCGCCGGCAGCGGATCTGAACGATATTCCGCCGGGCGCGCGGTTTCTCGATCCGGATGTGGCAGTCTCATCAGCAGCGCAAAATGCCGCAGGGCTAGTGACATGCAGCAAAATCATGGGAGAGTCAATTCGCGAGGATATTGCCATGATGTTTGGGCAGTTCCATATCTCTAAAGCGGCAACCGGCGCAAAATACTTAAGGCTGCTAAAAAACAAAGGCTGGCTCATCCCGCCGCCGCTTCATCTTCACAACCATCAAGACGAGGCTTAA